From one Triticum aestivum cultivar Chinese Spring chromosome 4B, IWGSC CS RefSeq v2.1, whole genome shotgun sequence genomic stretch:
- the LOC123092328 gene encoding ubiquitin-conjugating enzyme E2 32, protein MAAAGKFNRSNPAVKRILQEVKEMQSNPSPDFMALPLEEDIFEWQFAILGPRDSEFEGGIYHGRIQLPSDYPFKPPSFMLLTPSGRFEIQKKICLSISNYHPEHWQPSWSVRTALVALIAFMPTNPGGALGSLDYKKEDKRALAIKSRETPPKFGSPERQSVIDEIHEQMLSKAPPIPQLLTIGSEEETNKTAPDTSGEHAVKAAEGVNTSGSSSGSANNTDLPNPESESEVAENIARAQSDVIPRDSGPRVVTAPQNPVVTIQKPKHDRLLTLAAFGLTLAIMALVIKKFFKINGLAGYIEGKF, encoded by the exons ATGGCGGCCGCAGGCAAGTTCAACCGGAGTAACCCGGCGGTTAAGCGGATCCTGCAGGAggtgaaggagatgcagtctaatCCTTCCCCCGATTTCATGGCCCTGCCTCTCGAG GAGGACATTTTTGAGTGGCAATTTGCTATCCTGGGGCCTCGAGACAGCGAATTTGAGGGAGGAATCTACCACGGAAGGATCCAGTTGCCCTCAGACTACCCGTTCAAGCCACCATCCTTCATGCTGCTCACG CCAAGTGGAAGATTTGAGATTCAGAAGAAGATATGTTTGAGCATATCAAATTACCACCCCGAGCATTGGCAGCCATCATGGAGTG TACGCACAGCACTAGTAGCATTGATTGCTTTCATGCCAACAAATCCTGGTGGGGCATTGGGTTCACTGGACTACAAAAAGGAAGATAAACGAGCGCTCGCCATCAAATCACGTGAAACACCACCAAAATTCGGCTCCCCAGAACGCCAAAGTGTAATTGACGAG ATCCATGAGCAAATGCTAAGTAAAGCTCCACCAATTCCTCAACTGTTGACAATTGGCTCTGAAGAGGAGACTAACAAGACCGCACCCGACACTTCTGGTGAACATGCTGTCAAGGCAGCAGAAGGTGTCAACACTTCTGGCAGCAGCTCTGGTTCTGCTAATAATACTGACCTTCCAAACCCTGAGTCAGAGTCAGAAGTTGCAGAAAACATTGCCAGGGCTCAGTCAGATGTAATCCCCAGGGACAGCGGTCCGAGAGTTGTTACAGCACCGCAGAACCCGGTCGTCACAATCCAGAAGCCAAAGCATGACAGATTGCTGACGCTGGCTGCATTTGGGCTGACTCTTGCTATCATGGCCCTCGTGATAAAGAAGTTCTTCAAAATCAACGGTCTGGCTGGTTACATTGAGGGCAAGTTTTAG